From Microcystis aeruginosa NIES-2549, a single genomic window includes:
- the cysH gene encoding phosphoadenosine phosphosulfate reductase, with translation MPDLHLLNSHPQALETAFIATADRSFSYPLSLDLATINQRFDSANAAEIVAWAAATFGEGLVMSTSFGIQAAVMLHLVTAIIPDIPVIWIDTGYLPPETYQFAEDLSQRLHLNLKVYQSPLSPARMEAIHGKLWSNNDLDSLNLYDKIRKVEPMQRALKELKATAWLAGLRRDQTDHRKTLQWVNQQGERYKILPILDWNAKTIYQYLTKYDLPYHPYFDLGYVSVGDWHSSRPLTADDSNERDTRFKGLKQECGLHLPLTPGEAQSLDASSL, from the coding sequence ATGCCAGATTTACACTTGCTTAATTCTCATCCACAGGCCCTAGAAACCGCCTTCATCGCCACTGCCGACCGGTCTTTTTCCTACCCTCTATCCCTCGACCTGGCCACAATTAATCAACGTTTTGACTCCGCTAACGCCGCAGAAATCGTCGCTTGGGCCGCGGCCACCTTTGGGGAAGGTTTGGTGATGAGTACCAGTTTCGGCATTCAAGCGGCAGTAATGTTGCACCTCGTCACCGCAATTATCCCCGATATTCCCGTCATTTGGATCGATACCGGCTATCTTCCCCCGGAAACCTATCAATTTGCCGAAGACTTAAGCCAACGCCTCCATTTAAACCTGAAAGTTTATCAATCTCCCCTCAGTCCCGCCCGCATGGAAGCAATCCACGGTAAACTGTGGTCAAATAACGATCTCGACTCCCTCAATCTCTACGACAAAATCCGCAAGGTGGAGCCGATGCAACGGGCCCTGAAGGAATTAAAGGCCACCGCTTGGTTAGCGGGTTTACGTCGCGACCAAACCGACCACCGCAAAACTCTCCAATGGGTCAATCAACAGGGCGAACGTTACAAAATATTACCGATCCTTGACTGGAATGCCAAAACCATATACCAGTATCTGACTAAATACGATCTCCCCTACCATCCCTATTTTGATCTGGGTTATGTCTCCGTCGGCGATTGGCACTCCAGTCGGCCTTTAACCGCCGATGATAGCAACGAACGAGACACCCGTTTCAAGGGTTTAAAACAAGAATGCGGTCTTCATTTACCCTTAACCCCCGGAGAAGCACAAAGTCTCGACGCAAGCTCCCTATAA
- a CDS encoding tetratricopeptide repeat protein, which translates to MRWITACVLSLLLFFALPIAAYADSPTISEEQIREGEVIAEKALEATEKGDYAQAENYWTELVAKFPTNPAVWSNRGNARVSLNKLEDAIADFNQAIAIAPDAPDPYLNRGTALEGEGKYQEAIADYNKVLELDPNDAFAYNNRGNAEGGLGDWEAAVKDYRQATQLAPNFAWAQANLALALYELGRYPEAVQKMRNIARKYPMFPDVRAALSAVLWTQGQQGEAESNWVAAVGMDTRYQDLDWVKSVRRWPPNMVLALDKFLNLK; encoded by the coding sequence ATGCGTTGGATCACCGCTTGTGTATTGAGTCTATTGCTCTTTTTTGCCCTACCCATAGCGGCTTATGCCGATAGCCCGACTATTAGCGAAGAACAGATTAGAGAAGGGGAAGTTATCGCCGAAAAAGCCCTAGAAGCCACAGAAAAAGGCGATTACGCCCAGGCCGAAAACTATTGGACCGAATTAGTCGCCAAATTCCCCACTAACCCCGCCGTCTGGAGTAATCGCGGCAATGCCAGAGTCAGCCTCAATAAATTAGAGGATGCGATCGCTGATTTTAACCAAGCGATCGCCATTGCCCCCGATGCCCCCGATCCCTACCTCAATCGCGGCACCGCTTTAGAGGGAGAAGGCAAATATCAAGAAGCGATCGCCGATTATAATAAAGTTTTAGAACTAGATCCCAATGATGCCTTTGCCTATAACAATCGCGGCAACGCCGAAGGCGGTTTAGGGGACTGGGAAGCCGCCGTCAAAGACTATCGCCAAGCCACTCAACTGGCCCCGAATTTTGCCTGGGCGCAAGCTAATCTGGCCCTGGCCCTGTACGAATTGGGCAGATATCCCGAAGCAGTCCAAAAAATGCGGAATATTGCCCGCAAATACCCCATGTTCCCCGATGTCAGAGCCGCCTTAAGCGCCGTTTTATGGACCCAAGGACAACAGGGAGAAGCGGAAAGCAATTGGGTGGCCGCCGTTGGCATGGATACCCGCTATCAAGACCTTGATTGGGTAAAAAGCGTGCGTCGTTGGCCGCCGAATATGGTTCTAGCCTTAGATAAGTTTCTTAACTTAAAGTAA
- a CDS encoding 3'(2'),5'-bisphosphate nucleotidase CysQ family protein: MINLTCQDTETLDRILAVTRAVGWGGAKILQSYHRGEQDLAVNEEKKGGPVTAADLAANHYILGELQANFSDIDFGYLSEETHQGNEAIPKDWVWIIDPLDGTRDFIDKTGEYALHIALCYQGRPIIAVVALPDQEKLYFAQKGKGTFLETSDGNITQVKVANKDKITDLYLVVSRTHRDQRFDNLLSQIPFFGKNYVGSVGCKIATILEQKSDVYISLSGKSAAKDWDFAAPELILTEAGGKFSYFDGQPVRYNRGDVRQWGGIMASNGPCHQQLCQLSTAILAQIDATV; the protein is encoded by the coding sequence ATGATTAATTTAACCTGTCAAGATACCGAAACACTCGATCGCATTTTAGCTGTGACTCGTGCCGTGGGTTGGGGTGGTGCTAAAATTCTCCAATCCTACCACCGGGGTGAACAGGATTTAGCCGTCAACGAGGAAAAAAAAGGCGGGCCGGTGACGGCGGCGGATTTAGCGGCAAATCACTATATTTTAGGGGAATTACAAGCAAATTTTTCTGATATCGACTTTGGTTATCTAAGCGAGGAAACCCATCAGGGTAATGAAGCTATCCCGAAAGATTGGGTATGGATTATCGATCCTTTGGACGGAACCCGCGATTTTATCGACAAAACGGGAGAATATGCCCTACATATCGCCTTATGTTATCAAGGAAGACCGATCATCGCCGTGGTTGCCCTACCGGATCAAGAAAAACTCTATTTTGCCCAAAAAGGAAAAGGTACTTTTCTAGAAACTAGCGACGGAAATATTACACAGGTAAAAGTTGCCAATAAAGATAAAATTACCGATCTCTATCTGGTAGTTAGTCGTACCCATCGTGACCAACGTTTTGATAATTTATTAAGTCAAATACCCTTCTTCGGTAAAAATTATGTGGGTAGTGTGGGCTGTAAAATTGCCACGATCCTCGAACAAAAATCCGATGTTTATATCTCCCTATCGGGAAAATCGGCGGCTAAAGACTGGGATTTTGCCGCTCCAGAGTTGATTTTAACGGAAGCAGGCGGCAAATTCTCCTATTTTGACGGTCAACCCGTGCGCTATAATCGCGGCGATGTGCGGCAATGGGGGGGGATCATGGCCAGTAATGGTCCTTGTCATCAACAACTTTGTCAGTTGTCCACGGCAATCCTCGCCCAAATTGATGCCACTGTCTAA
- a CDS encoding alpha/beta fold hydrolase: MIINPPLTMAILESFLEVGSLKWFYRQVNPAQQPDTTPVILLHGLPAHGYIWRELLTSLEEYNINAIAPDWIGSGLSAKPDARDFAYTPSAFCQALADFIQALQLPKISLIVQGFLASVGLQYALENPDKIERLIVLNTPLSSDVKLPWIMKQWGLPFLGDMATQDPLLVDRTLETGSGFVISDADLAIFRQPYLKTSAVGRALVATIRNLNLSKTMAEIETGLENFEKPILFVWGMADPWLSSVTVEKLATKSGVELISLAEAKHYPQEHWSKEISPQIINFLGRKT, from the coding sequence ATGATTATTAATCCCCCATTAACCATGGCTATTTTAGAAAGTTTTCTCGAAGTCGGCTCTCTCAAGTGGTTTTATCGACAGGTTAACCCCGCTCAACAACCGGACACAACCCCCGTGATCCTACTCCATGGTTTACCCGCCCATGGCTATATTTGGCGGGAATTATTGACCAGTTTAGAAGAATATAACATTAATGCCATTGCCCCCGATTGGATCGGTTCCGGTTTATCCGCTAAACCCGATGCCAGAGATTTCGCCTACACACCTAGCGCTTTTTGTCAAGCCTTGGCCGATTTTATTCAAGCTCTCCAATTGCCGAAAATCTCCCTCATTGTCCAGGGTTTTTTAGCCTCCGTCGGTTTACAATACGCCCTAGAAAATCCCGATAAAATTGAGCGCTTGATCGTTTTAAATACTCCCCTCTCCAGTGATGTTAAATTACCCTGGATAATGAAACAATGGGGGCTACCTTTCCTCGGAGATATGGCAACTCAAGACCCCTTATTAGTCGATCGTACTTTAGAAACCGGTAGCGGTTTTGTGATTAGTGATGCAGATCTGGCTATTTTCCGTCAACCTTATCTAAAAACTTCGGCAGTGGGTCGCGCTTTGGTGGCCACGATTCGCAATTTAAACCTATCGAAAACTATGGCAGAAATTGAGACAGGTTTAGAGAACTTTGAAAAACCTATCCTTTTTGTCTGGGGAATGGCCGATCCTTGGTTATCTTCTGTCACTGTTGAAAAATTAGCTACTAAATCAGGAGTGGAATTAATCTCCCTCGCGGAAGCAAAACACTATCCCCAAGAACATTGGTCAAAAGAAATTAGTCCCCAGATTATTAATTTTCTCGGACGCAAAACCTAA
- a CDS encoding type II toxin-antitoxin system HicA family toxin → MIKILLGNSDANIPFEQLCQLLRKLGFDQRIGGSHHIFTKEGVEEILNLQPKQGKAKAYQVKQIRSLILKYKLGYQDENSL, encoded by the coding sequence TTGATTAAAATTCTTTTAGGTAATTCTGATGCTAACATTCCCTTCGAGCAACTTTGTCAACTACTGAGGAAATTAGGATTTGATCAACGAATAGGAGGAAGTCATCATATTTTTACTAAAGAAGGAGTTGAAGAAATTTTAAATCTGCAACCCAAACAAGGAAAAGCAAAAGCCTATCAAGTTAAGCAAATTCGTAGTCTGATTTTAAAATATAAGTTAGGATATCAAGATGAAAATTCGTTATGA
- a CDS encoding fatty acyl-AMP ligase yields MTETLIQPATLVELLRYRATAQPEGHAYTFLIDGRKETPPLTYSELDRQARAIAAYLQKYQAQGERALLLYPQSLEVVAAFCGCLYAGVIAIPVPPPESGRLKRTLPRLRAIVKDANATFALVTESILTLIEGVKEEFPEFDQMKWITTESIDISLADQWQDPQVDKSALAYLQYTSGSTNIPKGVMLSHFNLMHHCGYLQKACGYEPDSVTLTWMPYFHDYGLVEGITVPLYNGTPCYLMSPFAFIKRPMQWLKNITKYKVTHSQAPNFAYDLCTRRIKAADLAELDLSSWQAAGNAAEPINPKVMAKFVDTFADYGFSWQTFAPAYGLAEYTLLISNKPKGTTPIITALDATAYERGKIVPVGSDLTTGVRYVPSCGRRVCDTRIAIVNPDTFTLCAADEVGEIWASDPSMAAGYWQREDATKETFQAYLADTGEGPFLRTGDLGFLLDGELYITGRIKDLIIVRGSNHYPQDLEWSVQHLNEVFRPDYGAAFSIEDNGEEQLVIVQELERRSGELDTAKLIADIRQEIAEEHEIMTHAIVLAKSGTILKTASGKIQRRAIKQNFLNGNISIIDAWSENPQLVSKFDRSISETEA; encoded by the coding sequence ATGACTGAAACCTTAATTCAACCTGCCACCCTAGTAGAACTCTTACGTTACCGCGCCACGGCACAACCGGAGGGCCATGCCTACACTTTTCTTATCGATGGTAGAAAAGAAACCCCACCTTTAACCTACAGTGAACTCGATCGCCAAGCAAGAGCAATCGCCGCCTATTTGCAAAAATACCAGGCCCAAGGGGAACGCGCCCTATTACTCTATCCTCAAAGTTTAGAAGTAGTGGCCGCTTTTTGTGGTTGTCTCTACGCGGGAGTGATTGCCATTCCCGTCCCCCCACCGGAATCGGGACGACTTAAGCGCACTTTGCCCCGTTTACGAGCAATTGTCAAGGATGCTAATGCCACCTTTGCCCTAGTTACCGAAAGTATTCTGACTCTTATTGAAGGTGTTAAGGAAGAATTCCCAGAATTCGACCAAATGAAATGGATTACTACCGAAAGTATTGATATTTCCCTAGCGGACCAATGGCAAGATCCCCAGGTGGATAAATCGGCGCTTGCTTATCTGCAATATACCTCCGGTTCGACTAATATCCCCAAAGGAGTGATGTTAAGTCATTTTAACCTGATGCACCATTGCGGTTACTTGCAAAAAGCTTGTGGTTACGAACCGGATAGCGTTACCCTCACTTGGATGCCCTATTTTCACGATTACGGGTTAGTGGAAGGTATCACCGTCCCCCTCTACAACGGTACACCCTGCTATCTCATGTCTCCCTTTGCTTTTATTAAGCGTCCGATGCAGTGGTTAAAAAATATTACTAAGTACAAAGTTACTCATAGTCAGGCCCCCAACTTCGCCTATGATCTTTGTACTCGCAGGATTAAAGCTGCCGATTTAGCGGAATTAGACCTGAGCAGTTGGCAGGCCGCGGGAAATGCCGCCGAACCGATTAATCCGAAGGTTATGGCCAAATTTGTCGATACTTTTGCCGATTATGGCTTTTCTTGGCAAACTTTCGCCCCTGCCTACGGATTAGCTGAATATACCCTGTTGATTTCCAATAAACCCAAGGGAACCACCCCAATTATCACCGCTTTGGATGCAACCGCCTACGAACGCGGTAAAATTGTCCCTGTAGGCTCTGATCTAACCACGGGAGTTAGATACGTCCCCAGTTGTGGTCGTCGCGTCTGTGATACCCGTATAGCTATCGTTAATCCCGATACTTTCACCCTTTGTGCAGCCGATGAAGTGGGCGAAATTTGGGCCAGTGACCCCAGTATGGCCGCTGGATATTGGCAACGGGAAGACGCAACCAAAGAGACTTTTCAAGCTTATCTTGCTGATACAGGAGAAGGACCGTTTTTACGCACAGGAGATTTAGGTTTTCTTCTCGATGGGGAATTGTATATCACGGGACGGATTAAGGATTTAATTATTGTCCGTGGTAGTAATCATTATCCCCAGGATTTAGAATGGTCAGTACAGCATCTTAATGAGGTTTTTCGTCCCGATTATGGTGCCGCTTTTTCTATTGAAGATAATGGGGAAGAACAGTTAGTTATTGTCCAGGAATTAGAACGTCGCAGCGGCGAATTAGATACGGCCAAATTAATTGCTGATATTCGTCAGGAAATCGCCGAAGAACACGAAATTATGACCCATGCGATTGTTCTGGCTAAATCGGGAACAATTCTCAAAACTGCCAGCGGCAAAATTCAACGCCGCGCTATTAAACAGAATTTTCTCAATGGGAATATTAGTATTATCGATGCTTGGTCAGAAAATCCTCAGTTAGTTAGTAAATTCGATCGCTCTATTTCTGAAACAGAAGCATAG
- the petH gene encoding ferredoxin--NADP reductase: MYSPSTLAGNRLFVYEVAGLNQNDNTDSLDYSIRQSGSVFFTVPYSRMNQEMRRITRLGGRIVSIKPLNGIAPVATVSSASAPQPIAQSSPVPEQTKKKAMTQAKEKTDIPVNIYRPNQPFIGKCIENYALVDEGGIGIVQHVTFDLSGSDLRYLEGQSIGIIPPGTDANGKPHKLRLYSIASTRHGDKLDDKTVSLCVRQLEYQHPETKETVYGVCSTHLCNIGVGDDVAITGPVGKEMLLPSDEDATIIMMATGTGIAPFRAFLWRMFKEQHEDYKFKGLAWLIFGVPKTANILYQEELEQIAAEFPDNFRLTYAISREQQNPQGGRMYIQHRVAEHADEIWNLLQSPKTHAYMCGLKGMEDGINDAMSGAANKNGADWSVYQKQLKKEHRWHVETY, from the coding sequence ATGTACAGTCCGAGTACACTAGCGGGAAACCGTTTATTTGTTTACGAAGTGGCGGGTCTCAATCAAAACGACAATACTGACAGCTTGGATTATTCAATCCGTCAGAGTGGAAGCGTGTTTTTCACGGTTCCCTACAGTCGCATGAATCAAGAAATGCGTCGGATTACCCGTTTAGGTGGTCGTATCGTCAGCATCAAACCCTTAAATGGGATTGCCCCCGTAGCAACTGTTTCTAGTGCCTCCGCACCACAGCCAATCGCTCAATCATCGCCCGTCCCCGAACAGACCAAGAAAAAGGCCATGACTCAAGCGAAAGAAAAAACAGATATCCCCGTCAACATCTACCGTCCGAATCAACCCTTTATCGGCAAATGTATCGAGAATTATGCTCTCGTTGATGAGGGAGGTATCGGCATCGTACAACACGTCACCTTTGACCTTTCTGGGAGCGATTTACGCTATTTAGAAGGACAAAGTATCGGTATTATCCCCCCGGGTACCGATGCTAATGGCAAACCTCATAAATTGAGACTCTATTCGATCGCCTCCACCCGTCATGGTGATAAATTAGACGATAAAACCGTATCCCTCTGCGTGCGTCAGTTAGAATACCAACACCCAGAAACCAAGGAAACCGTTTATGGGGTTTGTTCCACCCATCTCTGTAATATAGGGGTAGGGGACGATGTGGCTATTACTGGTCCAGTGGGCAAGGAAATGCTGCTACCCAGTGATGAAGATGCCACTATCATTATGATGGCCACCGGGACTGGTATCGCTCCCTTCCGGGCTTTCCTCTGGCGGATGTTCAAGGAACAACACGAAGATTATAAATTCAAAGGTCTAGCTTGGTTGATTTTCGGAGTTCCCAAAACGGCCAATATTCTCTACCAAGAAGAATTAGAGCAAATAGCGGCGGAATTTCCCGATAACTTCCGTCTCACCTATGCCATCAGCCGGGAACAGCAAAATCCCCAGGGCGGCAGAATGTATATTCAACACCGGGTAGCCGAACACGCTGACGAAATCTGGAATCTACTCCAAAGTCCCAAAACCCACGCTTATATGTGCGGACTGAAAGGGATGGAAGATGGTATCAACGATGCTATGAGTGGTGCCGCCAATAAAAATGGTGCTGATTGGTCTGTCTATCAGAAACAACTGAAAAAAGAACATCGCTGGCACGTAGAAACCTACTAA
- a CDS encoding Uma2 family endonuclease → MTALDMIPDVTYLPTDLWSDEPPLESDLHLQQIIILLSCLELLWRERSDYYASGNLTIYYNEEQLKKRDFWGPDFFVVLDTEKRPRKSWVVWREQGKYPDVIVEILSDSTANIDRNNKKILYQNTFRTPNYFWFDPNTLELQGFRLIEGQYQAISPNEQGYLWSEQLGLYLGIFDRKLRYFTADGQLVPTPQEAELQQRQAKEQAILEKEQALLEKERERQAKEKLAQKLRELGIDPDTI, encoded by the coding sequence ATGACAGCCCTAGACATGATCCCAGATGTCACCTATCTCCCCACAGATTTATGGAGTGATGAACCACCCTTGGAAAGTGATCTACACCTGCAACAGATCATCATTCTCCTTAGTTGTCTAGAATTATTATGGCGCGAGAGGAGTGATTACTACGCTTCGGGAAATCTAACCATCTACTACAACGAGGAACAACTAAAAAAACGCGATTTCTGGGGTCCCGATTTTTTTGTGGTTTTAGATACCGAAAAACGCCCCCGCAAAAGTTGGGTGGTTTGGAGAGAACAGGGTAAATATCCGGATGTAATTGTCGAGATTCTCTCCGATTCTACGGCCAATATTGACCGCAATAACAAGAAAATTCTCTATCAAAATACCTTTCGCACTCCTAATTATTTTTGGTTCGATCCCAATACTTTAGAATTGCAAGGATTTAGACTAATTGAGGGACAATATCAAGCCATTTCTCCCAATGAACAGGGTTATCTCTGGAGTGAACAGTTAGGATTATATTTAGGGATATTTGACCGTAAACTGCGTTATTTTACCGCCGATGGTCAATTAGTCCCCACTCCTCAAGAAGCTGAGTTACAGCAACGACAGGCAAAAGAACAGGCTATTTTAGAGAAAGAACAGGCTCTTTTAGAGAAAGAAAGGGAACGTCAGGCTAAGGAAAAATTAGCCCAAAAACTACGAGAATTAGGCATCGATCCCGATACAATTTAG
- the purE gene encoding 5-(carboxyamino)imidazole ribonucleotide mutase, which yields MVTAAPLVGVIMGSDSDLPTMKEAIAVLEVFQISHEVAIVSAHRTPEKMFEYGKNAHLRGIKVIIAGAGGAAHLPGMVASLTPLPVIGVPVVTRTLQGLDSLYSIVQMPAGIPVATVAIGNAKNAGLLAVQILATGNADLLEQVIAYRQSLTDSVLEKQSNLQRLGYQDYLGQSSPK from the coding sequence ATGGTGACAGCAGCGCCCCTAGTGGGTGTGATTATGGGCAGTGATTCCGACTTACCCACCATGAAAGAAGCGATCGCAGTCTTAGAGGTTTTTCAGATTAGCCACGAAGTCGCCATCGTCTCAGCCCATCGTACCCCCGAAAAAATGTTTGAATACGGCAAAAACGCTCATTTAAGGGGAATAAAAGTGATTATCGCCGGAGCCGGCGGCGCTGCCCATTTACCCGGGATGGTGGCATCTTTAACCCCCTTACCCGTGATTGGAGTTCCCGTAGTCACGCGCACTTTACAAGGGTTAGACTCTCTCTATTCAATTGTACAGATGCCCGCAGGCATTCCCGTGGCCACGGTGGCGATCGGTAATGCCAAAAATGCCGGACTTTTAGCGGTTCAAATTCTCGCCACTGGTAATGCTGATCTTTTAGAGCAAGTTATCGCCTATCGTCAATCCCTCACCGATTCCGTCCTCGAAAAACAAAGCAATCTTCAACGACTAGGCTATCAAGACTATCTAGGGCAGAGTTCACCTAAGTAG
- a CDS encoding ChaN family lipoprotein — translation MKFSRRFFTVFLALCLLFILLPRAWSFTNSQKAILADLKTAEIIYLGERHDSQADHQAQLAIIEYLQANNPQIAIAFEMFQRPYQIYLDQYLAGKISENQLREKSEYDQRWGFDWEFYAPILRLAKAKKLPLIALNTPTEITRKVAREGLESLSTSEMTYIPPKSEINQDNEEYRQQILAVYQQHTGGKSQGFERFFLAQVLWDETMADAIAKFWQAYPEYQIIVLAGKGHIAYGYGIPSRVQRRLGDRVSQRSVFLGNTPQSSPEETKKPADYFWQGQN, via the coding sequence ATGAAATTCTCTCGACGCTTTTTTACCGTTTTCCTTGCCCTCTGCCTACTGTTTATTTTGCTGCCCCGGGCCTGGAGTTTTACTAATAGCCAAAAAGCAATTCTTGCCGATCTAAAAACAGCCGAGATTATTTATCTGGGGGAAAGGCACGATAGCCAAGCCGACCATCAGGCCCAATTAGCTATTATCGAGTATTTACAGGCTAATAATCCCCAAATAGCGATCGCTTTTGAGATGTTTCAACGTCCTTACCAAATCTATTTGGATCAGTATTTAGCCGGCAAAATTAGCGAAAATCAGTTGAGAGAAAAAAGTGAATACGACCAACGTTGGGGATTTGATTGGGAATTTTACGCCCCGATCCTACGCTTGGCCAAGGCGAAAAAACTACCATTGATCGCCCTAAATACACCCACGGAAATCACTAGAAAAGTGGCACGAGAGGGATTAGAAAGCCTCTCCACCTCAGAAATGACCTACATTCCCCCTAAAAGCGAAATAAACCAGGATAACGAGGAGTACCGTCAACAGATCTTAGCCGTTTATCAGCAACACACGGGGGGCAAAAGTCAGGGATTCGAGCGCTTTTTTCTGGCACAGGTCCTCTGGGATGAGACCATGGCCGATGCGATCGCTAAATTCTGGCAAGCTTATCCCGAATATCAGATCATCGTCCTAGCAGGAAAAGGTCATATTGCCTACGGTTACGGCATTCCCAGTCGAGTCCAAAGAAGATTAGGCGATCGCGTCAGCCAGCGCTCGGTTTTCTTAGGAAACACTCCTCAATCATCACCGGAAGAAACCAAAAAACCCGCCGATTATTTTTGGCAAGGGCAAAATTAA
- a CDS encoding GTPase family protein — protein MLRLKTWQGLILAVPIAAVVIFLIVAASVQINQWGLNWIWAVFTLIFVAWRFLLVKWTRPAVGEIEATIGEIKAELTPPDGDSGGNVEEIIERIIVEARNDRPVWEDWATFWQRCQDLVSAIAHIYYPDVKYPLLNIYIPQAYGLIRGTVDDSDRWMQNLSPALNQITIGQAYQAYEVYQKLQPSAQKLWQVWNWAQWVINPAAAVAKVASQKYSDRADQQLLVNLGQVLRENALRNLSRQAVLLYSGGNLAPTLPTKTKIATTTLKEILAQAEPITEIDRQPVNILLVGRTGAGKSSLINTLFRADLAQVDLLPSTDAIQSYHWQTPEGDELILWDTPGYEQANRADDRQKVLNYAKNADLLILVTPALDPALAMDEAFLKDLQQTIDNLPVIVCVSQVDRLRPVREWQPPYNWLTGESPKEVNIRECLQYRAELFEDLCDRILPMVSQQPDREAWGDEELSIALLGAISPAKQLRLARFLADLETRTLAAAKIIDRYTLQMATGQGLTALLKSPILGFISTLATGRPTLAYLLAEQIPVEQLPVAIGKLQMAYELSSLLNTENKSFDLLALWPILLENSSTADKEAWAWGHALVEYWTKNLSIEQFRSSYQGYLETIKTGL, from the coding sequence ATGTTACGGTTAAAAACTTGGCAAGGGTTGATTTTAGCAGTTCCGATCGCCGCCGTGGTCATCTTTCTGATCGTGGCCGCCAGTGTCCAGATCAATCAATGGGGTTTGAATTGGATTTGGGCAGTTTTTACCCTGATTTTTGTGGCTTGGCGCTTCCTGTTGGTCAAATGGACGCGCCCAGCAGTCGGGGAAATTGAAGCCACCATTGGGGAAATTAAGGCAGAATTAACCCCTCCCGACGGTGATTCCGGGGGCAATGTCGAGGAAATTATCGAGAGGATTATCGTCGAGGCCCGCAATGATCGCCCGGTTTGGGAAGATTGGGCGACTTTTTGGCAACGCTGTCAGGATTTGGTCAGTGCCATCGCTCATATATATTACCCCGATGTCAAGTACCCCTTATTAAATATTTACATTCCCCAGGCCTACGGTTTAATTCGGGGAACTGTGGATGATAGCGATCGCTGGATGCAGAATCTTTCCCCGGCCCTGAATCAAATCACCATCGGGCAAGCCTATCAGGCCTACGAAGTTTATCAAAAATTGCAACCCTCGGCCCAGAAACTTTGGCAGGTCTGGAATTGGGCGCAATGGGTGATCAATCCCGCTGCGGCTGTGGCTAAAGTTGCTAGTCAAAAGTACAGCGATCGAGCGGATCAGCAATTATTAGTCAATTTAGGGCAAGTTTTGCGGGAAAATGCCCTAAGAAATCTCTCTCGCCAAGCGGTGTTACTCTACAGTGGCGGTAATCTCGCCCCAACTCTCCCCACCAAGACCAAAATCGCCACCACTACTCTCAAGGAAATTCTCGCCCAAGCTGAACCGATCACGGAAATCGATCGCCAACCGGTTAACATTCTGCTGGTTGGACGCACCGGGGCCGGCAAAAGCAGTTTAATCAATACTCTCTTTCGGGCAGATTTAGCCCAAGTGGATCTATTGCCCAGTACCGATGCCATCCAATCCTACCATTGGCAAACCCCAGAAGGGGACGAGTTAATCCTCTGGGATACTCCGGGCTATGAACAGGCAAATCGGGCTGATGATCGGCAAAAGGTTCTAAATTATGCCAAAAACGCCGATTTATTGATTCTTGTCACCCCCGCCCTCGATCCCGCCCTGGCCATGGATGAGGCTTTTCTTAAAGATTTGCAACAAACTATTGACAATTTACCAGTTATAGTCTGTGTTTCTCAAGTTGATCGCCTGCGTCCGGTGCGAGAGTGGCAACCTCCCTATAATTGGCTGACGGGAGAAAGTCCCAAAGAAGTCAATATCCGCGAATGCTTGCAGTATCGGGCGGAATTATTCGAGGATCTCTGCGATCGCATTTTGCCGATGGTCAGTCAACAGCCAGATAGAGAAGCTTGGGGGGATGAGGAGTTATCAATCGCTTTACTGGGGGCAATTTCACCCGCAAAACAGTTGCGTTTAGCCCGTTTTTTAGCGGATTTGGAAACTCGAACCCTGGCAGCGGCGAAAATAATCGATCGCTATACTTTACAGATGGCCACGGGACAAGGTTTAACGGCCCTATTAAAAAGTCCTATTCTAGGTTTTATCTCCACTTTAGCCACGGGAAGACCGACTTTAGCCTATCTTTTAGCTGAACAAATTCCTGTGGAACAATTACCAGTAGCGATCGGTAAATTACAGATGGCCTACGAGCTTTCTTCTCTCTTAAATACGGAGAATAAAAGTTTTGATTTATTGGCACTTTGGCCAATACTATTAGAAAATTCTAGCACTGCTGACAAGGAAGCTTGGGCCTGGGGTCATGCTCTGGTAGAATATTGGACAAAGAACCTATCGATCGAACAGTTCCGGTCAAGTTATCAGGGGTATTTAGAGACGATAAAAACAGGCCTGTAG